The following nucleotide sequence is from Thermoanaerobaculia bacterium.
CGGGCATCCGACCCGCGGCCGCGGCGTACCGATAAGCGTACGGTAAGGCCGCGGGTCGCGGTGCACGCGCCCGCCCGGCTCGATGCATCGCCGCGCCGGCAAGTACCGCGAATCGAGGAATTCCCCCGATCAGTTCTGACAATGGCGAGGCGCGGCGAGGCGCGAGCCCGGCGGGATGCGGGCATCCGACCCGCGGCCGCGGCGTACCGATAAGCGTACGGTAAGGCCGCGGGTCGCGGTGCACGCGCCCGCCCGGCTCGATGCATCGCCGCGCCGGCTACAGGTACTGGCGGACCGTCTCCAGCACCCGCGCAGGATCAACCGGCTTCGGAATCAACTCGTCGACGTCGAGCTCCACGGGGTCGACGCGCATGCGCTGCATCGCCGAGACCACCACGACCGGGATCGCGGCGAGGCCGGGATCGACCTTTCGCGCGCGCAGGAAACGCTCGCCGTCCATCACCGGCATCATGAGATCGAGGAGGATCAAGGCGGGTCGCAAACCGTTCTCGATCTTCTCGAGAGCGTCGCGGCCGTCCGTCGCGCCGACCGCGTGAACGCCCTCGTCTTCGAGGAGGAAGAGGAGAGCCTCGCGCACATCGTCATCGTCCTCGACCACGAGCACTTCGAACCGCCGCGGCATCGCGGCGTATGTTAACAGCACCGAAACCGCCCTCGGCGCGCCCCCGCTCAGTTGAGGGAACGACGGAATTCCGTCCGGAGCGTCTCGATCTCGGTGCGAATCCCCTGGAGGCGTTGCGACAGGACCTCGAGGTCTTCGTCGGCGAGCGCGGACGTGTTCCGCGCCGAGAGCTCGAGGAGCTCCGACGTCAGGGTCCGGAGCCGCTCGAGAATCGCCGCGTGCCGGTCGTCCATCACGATCTCCGCTCCGCGACGATGCCCTTTCGCTCCGCGCGGTGCCCCTGAAGTCTACGGCAACCCGGATTCGGGTCTACCATATTCGCGTTGGAATCCGTCGACCGCGAACGCATCCGGGCTTACGAAGAGGACCGCGAGGACGAGCGCGAGGACGCTCTCGCCGTCGAGGAGCCGCTCCTCGTCCGGATTCGCCGCGCCGGGGAAACCGGCGCCCGAATGTTTGCGACGACGATGCGCACTCCCGGGCACGACGAGGAGCTCGCCGCGGGGCTCCTCCACGGGGAGGGCGTGATCGAGCGCCGCGAGGACCTCCTCTCGGTCGCCCGGCCGGAAGAGCCGGGGCTCTCCGCGGAGAAGAAGGAGAACGCCGTCGTCGCGACTCTTTCCGCGGACGCCTTCGAGCGCGCGCGCAAGCTCGGCCGCGAGACCGTGACGTCCTCGGCGTGCGGCATCTGCGGCAGCCTGTCGATCGAGGAGGCGATCTCCCGGCGGCGGCTCCCGATCGCCTCGCCGCTCACCGTGACGCGCGAGCGGCTCTACGAGCTTCCCGGGCGGCTCCGCGAAAGCCAGTCGGTGTTCGCGGCGACGGGGGGCCTCCACGCGGCCGCGCTATTTTCCGGCGACGGAATCCCGGGAGCGGTCCGGGAGGACATCGGCCGGCACAACGCGACCGACAAGGTGATCG
It contains:
- a CDS encoding response regulator gives rise to the protein MPRRFEVLVVEDDDDVREALLFLLEDEGVHAVGATDGRDALEKIENGLRPALILLDLMMPVMDGERFLRARKVDPGLAAIPVVVVSAMQRMRVDPVELDVDELIPKPVDPARVLETVRQYL
- the fdhD gene encoding formate dehydrogenase accessory sulfurtransferase FdhD, producing the protein MESVDRERIRAYEEDREDEREDALAVEEPLLVRIRRAGETGARMFATTMRTPGHDEELAAGLLHGEGVIERREDLLSVARPEEPGLSAEKKENAVVATLSADAFERARKLGRETVTSSACGICGSLSIEEAISRRRLPIASPLTVTRERLYELPGRLRESQSVFAATGGLHAAALFSGDGIPGAVREDIGRHNATDKVIGAALFEGELPLSRRILLVSGRAGFEIVQKAHAAGIPIVASVSAPSSLAVALADSAGMTLIGFLRGRRFNVYAHPERVRAAAG